Proteins from a genomic interval of Methanococcoides sp. AM1:
- a CDS encoding radical SAM/SPASM domain-containing protein has translation MANTDRKTDSDQSEKDITVLSVPGLTIDLKHQNGFLQLEAKGHLRGVCSPFLKKFNSTLQAEKPALVEKDRVIASTWLPPIPGKVFKRLLFAETQIALGKYIPETVSFEITRNCKCNCDHCLISGGGGDLDVDTVKRTIDDALDMGAVVITFTEGDPLLREDIFELIDYVDKDRAIVNMYTPGTNMTPEVAERLKEVGLHNLLVSIYSTVPEEHDDVRKLEGAFEKATSAIRYGLDAGLLVTMCTHVSPKNMEKLKSMYQFAKELGVHEFSLWESVPKKPEDPVITDEDREVIMEMYRRINATEDGPRIFANTYFEGEMLGCMAGQRWLHVCVEGSVKPCPYIPFSFGNIKTDDLRTIWSRIRKVSDFKGERHSCLMQEKDYLKLVSKIPEDAEVPYDFDLIR, from the coding sequence ATGGCTAACACTGACAGAAAAACAGATTCGGACCAAAGTGAAAAAGATATTACAGTACTTTCGGTTCCAGGCCTTACAATTGACCTGAAGCATCAGAACGGTTTTTTACAACTGGAAGCAAAAGGACATTTACGCGGTGTTTGCTCCCCTTTCCTGAAAAAGTTCAATTCCACCCTTCAAGCTGAAAAACCAGCCCTTGTTGAAAAAGACAGGGTCATAGCATCCACATGGCTACCACCCATACCCGGAAAAGTATTCAAAAGGCTTCTTTTTGCAGAAACACAGATCGCACTTGGGAAATATATTCCTGAAACGGTGTCCTTTGAGATCACAAGGAACTGCAAGTGTAACTGCGACCACTGTTTGATCAGTGGTGGTGGTGGGGACCTCGATGTCGATACTGTGAAAAGGACCATCGATGATGCCCTGGACATGGGCGCTGTTGTCATCACATTTACCGAAGGAGATCCCCTTCTTCGAGAAGATATATTCGAACTTATTGATTACGTTGACAAGGACCGTGCCATTGTCAACATGTATACACCTGGCACAAATATGACACCGGAAGTTGCTGAGAGGCTAAAAGAGGTCGGACTTCACAACCTTCTGGTGAGCATATATTCCACTGTTCCTGAAGAACACGACGACGTACGAAAGCTGGAAGGCGCTTTTGAAAAAGCGACCAGTGCCATCAGATACGGACTCGATGCAGGGCTGCTAGTTACAATGTGCACCCACGTTTCCCCGAAGAACATGGAGAAACTGAAATCAATGTACCAGTTCGCAAAGGAGCTCGGAGTGCATGAGTTCTCATTGTGGGAATCCGTACCAAAGAAACCCGAAGACCCCGTGATCACAGATGAGGACCGGGAAGTCATAATGGAAATGTACCGCAGGATAAATGCCACCGAGGACGGACCCAGAATATTTGCAAATACGTACTTTGAAGGCGAGATGCTGGGATGCATGGCTGGCCAGCGCTGGTTGCATGTCTGCGTGGAAGGATCGGTCAAACCCTGTCCCTACATACCATTCAGTTTCGGGAACATCAAGACAGATGACCTCAGGACGATCTGGAGCAGGATACGCAAGGTCAGTGATTTTAAAGGAGAGAGGCACTCCTGCCTGATGCAGGAGAAAGATTACCTGAAGCTTGTATCGAAGATCCCCGAAGATGCAGAGGTCCCATACGACTTCGATCTTATCAGGTAA
- a CDS encoding tryptophan--tRNA ligase, translating into MNMKLDPWGSVNIDDYSKLFDEFGILPFEDICSELPDPHRYMRRKIIFGHRSYDLITDAMKNKDPFAVMSGFMPTGGGHLGHKMVMEEIIWHQKMGGGAFVGIADREAYSVRGVSWEKCRQIGIEDYIVSLIALGFEPNGHIYFQSESDNVKELTFELGAKTNFSELSAIYGFSGETSVSHMTSTLSQSADILQPQLSEYGGPKPTVIPVGADQDPHMRLTRGIAHKMNMFRIEGREDKNKDKYFSVRSKAAPEGALADVAERLPWDTKLFEGHVDVFGADDYNKLLNTVREVEIEYGGYAFVPPASTYHRFMSGLQGGKMSSSVPESIISLKEDPKEAAKKVKRAKTGGRMTLEEQKKLGGDPNNCSAFELLMFHLVEDDKELEEIYDECVCGKRMCGTCKALAAELMTEFLTEHQEKRELAKDRLDDYGL; encoded by the coding sequence ATGAATATGAAACTTGACCCCTGGGGTTCAGTCAATATTGACGATTACTCAAAATTGTTCGATGAATTCGGCATCCTTCCATTCGAGGATATTTGCTCTGAACTCCCTGACCCACACAGGTACATGCGCAGGAAGATAATCTTCGGGCACAGGAGCTATGACCTGATAACAGATGCAATGAAGAACAAGGATCCTTTTGCGGTCATGAGCGGGTTCATGCCAACCGGAGGCGGCCATCTGGGACACAAGATGGTCATGGAAGAGATCATCTGGCACCAGAAAATGGGAGGTGGCGCGTTTGTGGGCATTGCAGACAGGGAAGCCTACTCCGTAAGGGGCGTTTCATGGGAAAAATGCCGTCAGATCGGAATTGAAGATTACATCGTAAGTCTTATAGCCCTTGGTTTTGAGCCAAACGGCCACATATACTTCCAGTCAGAATCCGATAACGTCAAGGAACTTACGTTCGAACTCGGCGCAAAGACCAACTTCTCCGAGCTAAGTGCCATCTATGGATTCAGTGGTGAGACAAGCGTGTCACACATGACAAGCACACTTTCACAGAGTGCGGATATACTCCAGCCACAGCTCTCAGAGTATGGTGGCCCAAAGCCTACGGTAATTCCAGTAGGTGCTGACCAGGACCCACACATGCGCCTGACACGTGGTATCGCACACAAGATGAACATGTTCAGGATCGAAGGACGTGAAGATAAGAACAAGGACAAATACTTCAGTGTTCGTAGCAAGGCTGCTCCTGAAGGTGCACTTGCAGATGTCGCGGAAAGACTGCCATGGGATACAAAGCTTTTCGAGGGACATGTCGATGTCTTCGGAGCTGATGACTATAACAAACTCCTGAATACTGTAAGGGAAGTTGAGATCGAATACGGAGGCTATGCTTTTGTGCCGCCTGCTTCTACTTACCACAGGTTCATGTCAGGACTGCAGGGAGGTAAAATGTCCAGCAGTGTCCCTGAGAGTATCATTTCACTAAAGGAAGATCCAAAGGAAGCTGCAAAGAAGGTCAAACGTGCCAAGACCGGCGGCAGAATGACACTTGAAGAACAGAAGAAGCTTGGAGGAGATCCAAATAACTGTTCTGCCTTTGAACTCCTTATGTTCCACCTCGTCGAAGACGATAAGGAACTGGAAGAGATCTACGATGAATGTGTTTGCGGAAAACGTATGTGTGGCACCTGCAAAGCCCTTGCTGCAGAACTGATGACCGAATTCCTGACAGAACATCAGGAAAAGCGTGAGCTGGCAAAGGACCGGCTGGACGATTACGGATTATAA